Proteins encoded within one genomic window of Prauserella marina:
- a CDS encoding TetR/AcrR family transcriptional regulator: MSSPQPVSEVGDEQRREAPLTRDVVLKAARRRFSLHGYADVKVRDVAADAEVSAALVMKYFGSKENLFAEASSFEAEAAVLLDCPLPRLGDHLVRTLLDYHERTQADPLLRALFTSSRPAGATFRENFERQFVAKLADRLEGPEARLRAELVCAQLIGLGATRLVLRIGALGAEPRESLIARTAPLLQSWLDPAG, translated from the coding sequence ATGTCTTCCCCACAGCCGGTCAGCGAGGTCGGTGACGAGCAGAGGCGCGAGGCGCCGCTGACCCGCGATGTGGTGCTCAAGGCCGCGCGCCGCCGGTTCTCGCTGCACGGCTACGCGGACGTCAAGGTGCGTGACGTCGCGGCCGACGCCGAGGTGAGCGCCGCGCTGGTGATGAAGTACTTCGGCAGCAAGGAAAACCTCTTCGCCGAGGCTTCCAGTTTCGAGGCCGAGGCCGCGGTGCTGCTCGACTGCCCGCTGCCGAGGCTCGGTGATCATCTTGTGCGGACCCTGCTCGACTATCACGAGCGCACGCAGGCCGACCCCTTGCTGCGTGCGCTTTTCACCTCGTCCCGGCCCGCGGGAGCCACGTTCAGGGAGAACTTCGAACGGCAGTTCGTCGCCAAGCTCGCCGATCGCCTTGAGGGCCCGGAAGCACGACTGCGTGCCGAACTGGTGTGCGCCCAGCTCATCGGTCTCGGAGCGACAAGGCTCGTATTGCGGATCGGCGCGCTCGGCGCCGAACCGAGGGAGAGCCTTATCGCGAGGACGGCACCGCTGTTGCAAAGCTGGCTCGACCCCGCGGGCTGA
- a CDS encoding MFS transporter has product MIATLPPATSTRRPKVVVGLLASSGIAVSLMQTLAVPLLPEFPRLLNTTPANAAWLITATLVAGAICAPVLGRLGDMYGKRRMLLVALGTMSVGSLLGALSSEFLVVLVARALQGVAIGVIPLGISIMRDELPPGRVGGGIALMSSTLGAGGAVGLPLTGLVAEHADWHWLFAGSACYGVIQMILIRFLVPESPLRTGGRFDLTGALGLSAALICLLLPVSRGSLWGWSSPLVLGLLAASAVLFLAWGYYELRVPSAPLVNLRISARPAVLLTNIASVLIGVAMFASFMVSAQMFQAPEGTGYGFGLSLMLSGIALLPVGGAMVAFSPLSAVLSRMRGPRVTVVVGVAILAVGNLTRSVLHTPLAAAIAAVTVTAIGAALAYGAVPALIMRAVPVTETAAANSLNALARSIGTSTCSAIVAAVTAGMITEVGGAPFPSAEGYTVVFLIAGGAAILAGVVALFIPSQGRTSQVDPVAGSRR; this is encoded by the coding sequence GTGATCGCCACGTTGCCCCCCGCGACGTCCACACGTCGACCGAAAGTCGTCGTCGGCTTGCTGGCCTCCTCGGGTATCGCGGTTTCGTTGATGCAAACGCTTGCCGTTCCGCTGTTGCCCGAATTTCCGCGGCTGCTGAACACGACTCCGGCCAACGCGGCCTGGCTCATCACGGCCACGCTCGTCGCCGGTGCCATCTGCGCACCGGTGCTCGGCAGGCTCGGCGACATGTACGGCAAGCGCAGGATGTTGCTCGTCGCGCTCGGCACGATGTCGGTCGGCAGTCTGCTGGGCGCGCTGAGCAGCGAATTCCTCGTCGTGCTCGTGGCAAGGGCACTACAGGGAGTCGCGATCGGGGTCATCCCGCTTGGCATCAGCATCATGAGGGACGAGCTGCCGCCAGGACGCGTCGGCGGCGGCATCGCGTTGATGAGCTCGACGCTCGGCGCGGGAGGGGCGGTCGGACTGCCGCTCACCGGGCTCGTCGCCGAACACGCCGACTGGCACTGGTTGTTCGCCGGCTCGGCTTGCTACGGCGTCATCCAGATGATCCTCATCCGGTTTCTCGTCCCCGAGTCCCCGCTGCGGACGGGAGGACGCTTCGACCTCACCGGCGCGCTCGGCCTCTCCGCGGCGCTCATCTGCCTGCTGCTTCCGGTTTCGCGCGGATCGCTGTGGGGCTGGTCGAGCCCGCTCGTGCTCGGGCTTCTCGCGGCTTCGGCCGTGCTGTTCCTCGCGTGGGGTTACTACGAGCTGCGGGTCCCCTCGGCGCCACTGGTGAACCTGCGGATCTCGGCCAGACCTGCCGTGCTGCTGACGAACATCGCCTCCGTGCTCATCGGTGTGGCCATGTTCGCCTCGTTCATGGTCAGTGCCCAGATGTTCCAGGCACCAGAGGGAACGGGGTACGGCTTCGGGCTTTCGCTGATGCTCAGCGGTATCGCGCTGCTGCCGGTCGGCGGGGCCATGGTCGCCTTCTCGCCGTTGTCGGCCGTGCTTTCCAGAATGCGCGGTCCCCGGGTGACCGTGGTGGTCGGGGTCGCGATCCTTGCCGTCGGCAACCTGACGCGCTCGGTGCTGCACACCCCGCTCGCCGCGGCCATCGCCGCGGTCACGGTCACCGCGATCGGTGCCGCGCTCGCCTACGGTGCGGTTCCCGCGCTGATCATGCGCGCGGTTCCGGTGACGGAGACGGCAGCGGCCAATAGCCTCAACGCGCTCGCCCGCTCCATCGGCACCTCGACGTGCAGCGCGATCGTCGCCGCCGTGACGGCGGGGATGATCACCGAGGTGGGCGGGGCGCCGTTCCCCTCGGCCGAGGGGTACACCGTGGTGTTCCTCATCGCCGGAGGGGCGGCGATTCTCGCAGGTGTCGTCGCGTTGTTCATCCCCTCTCAGGGCAGAACGTCACAGGTCGATCCGGTCGCGGGCAGCCGCCGTTAG
- a CDS encoding primary-amine oxidase — MTIAEHRTDTTHPLDPMTTAEVDAVREVLTRDGLLGEHVRFAYLGLREPGKRAVETFTGRADLDRRFLAILLDLGTGASRSVIVSTTRNTIDSTVDIDPATEGQPPIIDTEFELIEDILNADERWTAALAKRGLDPATVRAVPLSAGHYDEPGESGKRIVRSLGFQQFHEKDLPWAHPVDGLVAYVDLTGRRVTRIIDHHEYPVPQEQGNFDDPAFTGPARTTLKPIEISQPEGPSFTVEGSVVRWENWRLRLGFNEREGLTLHQLSFHDRPLLYRASIAEMVVPYADPSPVRFWQNYFDCGEYMFARYANSLELGCDCLGEIHYLDATVADDLGQPRTIRNAICMHEEDYGVLWKHTDLFSGTRETRRQRRLVISFFTTIGNYDYGFYWYLYLDGTIQLETKATGVTFTSAYPGADGAGFDYATEVAPGLGAPLHQHLFCARLDMTVDGDRNAVDEVEPERVPVGPGNPHGNAFRSRRIRLTSESVAGRLADNRAGRTWHILNPDKHNRFGQPVSYVLSPEGQPPLLADESSSIHARATFATKHLWVTRYAEEERYPAGDLVNQNPGGAGLPAWIAADRDIDGEDIVLWHSFGLTHVPRPEDWPVMPVDRAGFTLRPFGFFDRNPTLDVPSGGNGGHCAD; from the coding sequence ATGACGATCGCCGAGCACAGAACCGACACCACTCACCCACTCGACCCCATGACCACGGCAGAGGTCGACGCCGTTCGAGAAGTCCTGACCAGGGATGGCCTTCTCGGCGAACACGTCCGCTTCGCCTACCTCGGGTTGCGAGAACCCGGCAAGAGGGCCGTCGAAACGTTCACCGGCAGAGCCGACCTCGACCGCCGGTTCCTGGCGATCCTGCTCGATCTCGGCACCGGAGCATCGCGCTCCGTCATCGTCTCGACGACCAGGAACACCATTGACTCCACTGTGGACATAGATCCGGCGACCGAGGGGCAGCCACCGATCATCGACACCGAGTTCGAACTGATCGAGGACATCCTCAACGCCGACGAGCGATGGACAGCAGCACTGGCCAAACGTGGCCTCGACCCGGCAACCGTGCGAGCCGTCCCGCTGTCGGCAGGCCACTACGACGAACCGGGCGAAAGCGGAAAACGCATCGTGCGGTCACTCGGCTTCCAGCAGTTCCACGAGAAGGACCTGCCGTGGGCACATCCCGTCGACGGTCTCGTTGCCTACGTCGACCTCACCGGCCGCCGCGTCACCAGGATCATCGACCACCACGAGTACCCGGTTCCGCAGGAACAGGGCAACTTCGACGACCCCGCCTTCACCGGCCCTGCGAGAACAACGCTGAAACCGATCGAGATCAGCCAGCCCGAGGGACCCAGCTTCACCGTAGAGGGCTCCGTGGTCCGGTGGGAGAACTGGCGACTGCGGCTCGGGTTCAACGAACGCGAGGGACTGACGCTGCACCAGTTGTCCTTCCACGACCGCCCCCTGCTGTACCGGGCTTCGATCGCCGAAATGGTCGTCCCCTACGCCGATCCCTCACCGGTGCGGTTCTGGCAGAACTACTTCGACTGTGGCGAGTACATGTTCGCCCGCTACGCCAACTCGCTCGAACTCGGTTGTGACTGCCTCGGCGAGATCCACTACCTCGACGCGACCGTCGCCGACGACCTCGGGCAACCTCGCACCATCCGCAACGCGATCTGCATGCACGAGGAAGACTACGGCGTGCTGTGGAAGCACACCGACCTGTTCTCGGGTACGCGGGAGACCAGGAGGCAGCGCAGGCTCGTCATCTCCTTCTTCACCACGATCGGCAACTACGACTACGGGTTCTACTGGTACCTCTACCTCGACGGCACCATCCAACTGGAAACGAAGGCAACCGGCGTCACGTTCACCAGCGCCTACCCGGGCGCTGACGGTGCCGGTTTCGATTACGCCACGGAGGTCGCTCCCGGCCTCGGCGCCCCGCTCCACCAGCACCTCTTCTGCGCACGACTTGACATGACCGTCGACGGCGACCGCAACGCCGTCGACGAGGTGGAACCGGAGCGGGTACCGGTCGGTCCAGGCAATCCACACGGCAATGCCTTCCGGTCCCGGCGCATACGGCTGACGTCGGAATCGGTCGCGGGACGGCTCGCCGACAATCGCGCGGGCAGGACCTGGCACATCCTCAACCCGGACAAGCACAACCGGTTCGGGCAACCGGTGAGTTACGTGCTGTCACCGGAGGGGCAGCCCCCGCTACTCGCCGACGAGTCGTCCTCCATTCACGCCAGAGCGACGTTCGCGACGAAGCACCTCTGGGTGACCAGGTACGCGGAGGAGGAGCGCTATCCGGCCGGCGACCTCGTCAACCAGAATCCCGGCGGCGCTGGACTGCCTGCCTGGATCGCCGCCGACAGGGACATCGACGGCGAGGACATCGTGCTGTGGCACTCGTTCGGGCTCACTCACGTTCCGCGCCCCGAGGACTGGCCGGTCATGCCGGTCGACAGGGCAGGGTTCACGCTGCGCCCGTTCGGCTTCTTCGACCGCAACCCCACCCTCGACGTCCCCTCGGGCGGCAACGGCGGGCACTGCGCGGACTGA
- a CDS encoding glycosyltransferase, translating into MRLLFVSAPLLGHAFPMVPLARAMRDSGHDVLFATGGAALSVADAGLTTADVGARVRLGRAGLGVALRHPLLARVEAAGAADLGFVSRLFGSVNTSMLADVLAVADRWKPDLIVHEPLAASAAIAADRYGIPAVVHDTSLFDGAALTEATARRMGSKVAAPSTVLRTAPRSVLATEGGWPLRYVPYSGSGPVPGWLTTPGPPRVLVSRSTVQGPGGGALMAAVAAAASEVPAEFVLVRPPKALARKPMPGNVRFVDWIPIPTVLGSCAAIVHHGGAGTLLTALAAGVPQLVEPGAGDRARHARLISARGAGLAAKSAEVTPGLLGELVADEAIASAAAEVRAEIAAMPSPEEVADRLAGLVADPA; encoded by the coding sequence ATGCGACTGCTCTTCGTCTCGGCACCGCTGCTCGGGCACGCTTTTCCCATGGTTCCGCTCGCGAGGGCGATGCGGGATTCCGGTCACGACGTGCTCTTCGCGACCGGTGGCGCCGCGCTGTCGGTCGCCGACGCCGGGCTCACCACCGCCGACGTCGGTGCCCGCGTCCGGCTCGGCAGGGCTGGACTCGGTGTCGCGCTGCGACACCCGCTGTTGGCACGGGTCGAGGCGGCGGGCGCCGCTGACCTCGGGTTCGTCTCCCGGCTCTTCGGCTCCGTCAACACCAGCATGCTCGCCGACGTACTCGCCGTGGCCGACCGGTGGAAGCCCGACCTGATCGTCCACGAACCCCTCGCGGCCTCCGCCGCGATCGCCGCCGACCGGTACGGCATTCCCGCGGTCGTGCATGACACGTCACTCTTCGACGGTGCTGCCCTCACCGAGGCGACCGCACGGCGCATGGGCAGCAAGGTCGCGGCACCCTCGACGGTGCTGCGTACCGCGCCACGCAGCGTGCTCGCCACGGAAGGCGGCTGGCCGCTGCGCTACGTGCCCTACAGCGGCTCGGGGCCGGTACCAGGATGGCTCACCACCCCCGGCCCACCGAGGGTGCTCGTGAGCCGGAGCACCGTGCAAGGCCCTGGCGGCGGTGCGCTGATGGCCGCCGTCGCGGCCGCCGCCTCCGAGGTTCCCGCCGAGTTCGTCCTGGTCCGCCCGCCGAAAGCGCTCGCGAGAAAACCCATGCCCGGCAACGTCCGGTTCGTCGATTGGATACCCATCCCGACGGTGCTGGGTTCGTGTGCCGCGATAGTGCACCACGGCGGGGCGGGAACCCTGCTGACCGCGCTCGCGGCGGGTGTTCCCCAGCTCGTCGAGCCGGGAGCGGGCGACAGGGCGCGGCACGCCCGGCTGATCAGCGCGCGGGGAGCAGGTCTGGCCGCGAAGTCGGCTGAGGTGACCCCCGGCCTGCTCGGCGAACTGGTCGCCGACGAGGCCATCGCCTCGGCGGCAGCCGAGGTGCGAGCCGAGATCGCGGCCATGCCCTCTCCGGAGGAAGTGGCCGACCGGCTCGCCGGTCTCGTCGCCGACCCCGCCTGA
- a CDS encoding HAMP domain-containing protein — protein sequence MNERPSTSTRNNERLLLLLDGLKSVRDGDFSTRLPGVDDPLLDEISTVFNGMVDQLSVFTSEVTRVAREVGTDGKLGGQATVPGVSGTWKDLTESVNAMAGNLTAQVRDIAGVATAVARGDLSQKITVQVRGELLELKNTINTMVDQLSSFADEVTRVAREVGSEGRLGGQAEVPGVAGTWRDLTTSVNFMAGNLTAQVRSIAEVTTAVAKGDLSQKITVDARGEILELKSTINTMVDQLSSFADEVTRVAREVGTEGILGGQAQVPGVAGTWRDLTTSVNFMAGNLTAQVRSIAQVATAVARGDLSQKITVDARGEIFELKSTINTMVDQLSSFADEVTRVAREVGTEGRLGGQADVKGVSGTWKGLTESVNVMADNLTDQVRSIAQVSAAVARGDLSQRITVEAKGEVAGLAQTINTMVDTLSAFADEVTRVAREVGTEGILGGQARVANVAGTWKDLTDNVNSMANNLTGQVRSIAQVTTAVARGNLSQKIDVDARGEILELKTTINTMVDTLSSFAAEVTRVAREVGKEGQLGGQAEVEGVSGTWKRLTENVNELAGNLTRQVRAIAEVTSAVATGDLTRSITVEAKGEVSELKDNINAMVRSLRETTLANQDQDWLNTNLARISGLLQGHRDLRAVTQLIMNELTPLVGAQYGTFFLKEQGERLRLLASYGGAESGQGATEYELGQSLLGQVASTRKAILVEQTPPDYVRISSSLGSAPPVNLIVLPIVFEEQVVGVIELASFTRFSLVQRDFLEQLMESIGVNVNTIVANARTDVLLEESQRLAAELSVRTEELQAQQAKLQQSNAELEEKAELLARQNRDIEVKNFEIEQARQEIEERAQQLALTSKYKSEFLANMSHELRTPLTSLLILAGVLSQNSTQNLTPKQVEFAKVIESAGTDLLQLINDILDLSKVEAGKMDIHPELVELRQQVEYVRTTFQPLTAEKGLEFEAVVDPDVPEQLSTDEQRLRQVLRNMLSNAVKFTEKGKVKLRVRLVPADQVPGGGADDPWLAFSVIDTGIGIAEENLSTIFGAFQQADGTTSRRYGGTGLGLSISRQVANLLGGELRAQSRLGAGSTFTLYVPVTPDFDTAVIDMGARPEPVLARRVLVVEAGEDQLLTLLVRGFATDLADAREAVDVESVAMPDEAMERLAAGPVQCVVLDASLPGAAALTFLQRLADGDYRVPVLAHPTRRLSAAQERLIEAHVRDHGVLLLSSLDELRERFLGLLPVTPEPEPEVVEPVASGLLGRRVLLIDDDARNVLAIAEMLKLHGLSVEHAPNGRKGIEALRDSPDIDLILMDVMMPEMDGYATTAAIRRMPRFGSLPIIMVTAKAMAGDREKSLAAGASDYVTKPVDAKELLTCIRRWIAAA from the coding sequence ATGAATGAGCGACCGTCCACATCGACGCGGAACAATGAGCGTCTCCTGCTGTTGCTGGACGGGCTCAAATCGGTGCGTGACGGGGACTTCAGCACGCGGCTCCCCGGCGTCGACGATCCGTTGCTCGATGAGATTTCGACCGTTTTCAACGGCATGGTCGACCAACTGTCGGTGTTCACCTCCGAGGTCACGAGGGTGGCGAGAGAGGTGGGCACCGATGGCAAACTCGGTGGCCAGGCGACGGTACCCGGGGTGTCGGGCACGTGGAAGGACTTGACCGAATCGGTCAACGCGATGGCAGGGAACCTGACCGCGCAAGTGCGGGACATCGCGGGTGTCGCCACCGCGGTCGCGAGGGGTGATCTTTCGCAGAAGATCACCGTGCAGGTCAGGGGAGAGTTGCTCGAACTCAAGAACACGATCAACACGATGGTCGACCAACTGTCGTCGTTCGCCGACGAGGTGACCCGGGTCGCGCGTGAGGTCGGTAGCGAGGGACGCCTCGGCGGGCAGGCCGAAGTTCCCGGTGTCGCCGGTACGTGGCGGGACTTGACGACGTCGGTGAATTTCATGGCTGGGAATTTGACGGCGCAGGTGCGCTCGATCGCGGAGGTCACCACTGCGGTGGCCAAGGGAGATCTTTCGCAGAAGATCACCGTCGACGCGCGTGGTGAGATTCTGGAACTGAAGTCGACGATCAACACGATGGTGGATCAGTTGTCGTCGTTCGCCGACGAGGTGACGCGTGTTGCCCGTGAGGTGGGCACCGAGGGCATCCTGGGCGGGCAGGCCCAGGTTCCCGGTGTCGCCGGTACGTGGCGGGATCTGACGACGTCGGTGAATTTCATGGCTGGGAATTTGACGGCGCAGGTGCGTTCCATCGCGCAGGTCGCCACCGCCGTCGCCAGGGGAGATCTTTCGCAGAAGATTACGGTGGATGCGCGTGGTGAGATTTTTGAGTTGAAGTCGACGATCAACACGATGGTGGATCAGTTGTCGTCGTTTGCTGATGAGGTGACGCGGGTTGCGCGTGAGGTGGGTACTGAGGGGCGGTTGGGTGGTCAGGCTGATGTGAAGGGTGTTTCGGGGACGTGGAAGGGTTTGACCGAGTCCGTGAACGTGATGGCGGACAATTTGACCGATCAGGTCCGCTCCATCGCGCAGGTCTCGGCCGCGGTCGCGCGCGGCGATCTTTCCCAGCGCATCACCGTCGAGGCCAAAGGTGAGGTCGCGGGGCTGGCGCAGACGATCAACACGATGGTCGACACGTTGTCCGCGTTCGCCGACGAGGTCACGAGGGTCGCGCGTGAGGTAGGTACCGAGGGCATCCTCGGCGGGCAAGCCAGGGTGGCCAATGTCGCCGGGACTTGGAAAGACCTCACCGACAACGTCAACTCGATGGCGAACAACCTCACCGGCCAGGTGCGGTCGATCGCGCAGGTCACGACCGCGGTGGCGAGGGGGAACCTCTCGCAGAAGATCGATGTCGATGCCAGGGGTGAGATTCTCGAACTAAAGACGACGATCAACACGATGGTGGACACGCTTTCCTCGTTCGCGGCGGAGGTGACGCGAGTTGCTCGTGAGGTTGGCAAGGAGGGGCAACTCGGAGGTCAGGCTGAGGTCGAGGGAGTTTCGGGAACCTGGAAACGGTTGACCGAGAATGTCAACGAGCTGGCCGGGAATCTCACGCGGCAGGTGCGGGCGATCGCGGAGGTCACCAGTGCCGTCGCGACGGGAGACCTGACCAGGTCTATCACCGTCGAGGCGAAGGGTGAGGTATCCGAGCTCAAGGACAACATCAACGCGATGGTGCGGTCGCTGCGCGAGACGACGTTGGCCAACCAGGATCAGGATTGGCTCAACACCAACCTCGCGCGGATATCGGGATTGTTGCAGGGGCACCGCGATCTGCGTGCGGTCACCCAACTGATCATGAACGAGCTGACCCCGCTCGTCGGAGCACAGTACGGAACGTTCTTCCTCAAGGAACAGGGTGAGCGGCTGCGTCTGCTCGCCAGCTATGGCGGTGCCGAGAGTGGCCAGGGGGCCACCGAATACGAGTTGGGGCAATCATTGCTGGGGCAGGTCGCCAGTACCAGGAAGGCGATCCTGGTCGAGCAGACCCCACCCGACTACGTCCGGATCTCGTCCAGTCTCGGTTCCGCGCCACCGGTGAACCTGATCGTTTTGCCCATCGTGTTCGAGGAGCAGGTCGTCGGCGTCATCGAACTGGCCTCCTTCACCAGATTCTCCTTGGTGCAACGGGATTTCCTTGAGCAGCTCATGGAGAGCATCGGCGTCAACGTCAACACGATCGTGGCCAATGCCAGGACGGATGTCCTGCTTGAGGAATCGCAGCGACTCGCGGCTGAGCTGAGTGTGCGGACCGAGGAGTTGCAGGCACAGCAGGCGAAACTGCAACAGTCCAATGCGGAACTGGAGGAGAAGGCAGAACTGCTTGCCAGGCAGAACCGCGATATCGAGGTGAAGAACTTCGAGATCGAACAGGCGAGGCAGGAGATCGAGGAGAGGGCGCAACAACTCGCTCTCACCTCGAAGTACAAGTCGGAGTTCCTTGCCAACATGTCGCATGAATTGCGCACCCCGTTGACAAGCTTGCTGATCCTCGCCGGGGTGCTCTCGCAGAACTCGACTCAGAACCTGACTCCCAAGCAGGTCGAGTTCGCGAAGGTCATCGAATCGGCGGGCACGGATCTGCTGCAACTCATCAATGACATCCTCGATCTTTCGAAGGTCGAGGCGGGCAAGATGGACATCCACCCCGAGCTGGTCGAGTTGCGGCAGCAGGTCGAATACGTGCGTACCACGTTCCAGCCGCTCACCGCGGAAAAGGGGCTTGAGTTCGAAGCCGTCGTCGACCCCGATGTCCCCGAGCAGCTCAGCACCGATGAGCAGCGACTGAGGCAGGTGCTGCGCAACATGCTCTCCAACGCCGTGAAGTTCACCGAGAAGGGGAAGGTCAAGCTGCGGGTGCGTCTTGTGCCTGCCGACCAGGTTCCCGGGGGTGGTGCCGACGATCCGTGGCTGGCTTTCTCCGTCATCGACACCGGAATCGGGATCGCGGAGGAAAACCTGAGCACGATCTTCGGTGCTTTCCAGCAGGCGGACGGCACCACGAGCCGCCGATACGGTGGCACGGGGCTAGGGCTGTCGATCAGCAGGCAGGTGGCGAATCTGCTTGGCGGGGAGCTGAGGGCGCAGAGCCGACTGGGTGCGGGTAGCACGTTCACGCTCTATGTACCGGTGACCCCTGATTTCGACACCGCGGTCATCGATATGGGGGCCCGGCCGGAACCCGTGCTCGCTCGCAGGGTGCTCGTTGTCGAAGCGGGTGAGGATCAGTTGCTGACGTTGCTCGTGCGAGGTTTCGCGACGGATCTCGCCGACGCGAGGGAGGCGGTCGATGTCGAGTCCGTCGCCATGCCAGACGAGGCGATGGAGCGATTGGCGGCGGGGCCGGTGCAGTGTGTCGTGCTCGACGCGAGCCTTCCCGGAGCGGCCGCACTGACGTTCCTGCAACGGCTCGCGGACGGCGACTACCGGGTTCCGGTACTTGCCCATCCGACCCGCAGATTGAGTGCGGCGCAGGAGAGGCTGATCGAAGCCCATGTCCGCGACCATGGTGTGCTGTTGTTGTCCTCTTTGGACGAACTTCGCGAGCGCTTCCTCGGGTTGCTTCCCGTGACACCGGAGCCGGAGCCGGAGGTCGTCGAACCCGTTGCGTCGGGTTTGCTCGGACGAAGGGTGCTGCTCATCGACGATGACGCGCGCAATGTTCTTGCCATCGCGGAGATGTTGAAGCTGCACGGGTTGTCGGTGGAGCACGCGCCGAACGGGAGGAAAGGTATCGAGGCTTTGCGGGACAGCCCGGACATCGACCTGATATTGATGGATGTGATGATGCCGGAGATGGACGGCTATGCCACGACCGCCGCGATCCGCAGGATGCCCCGGTTCGGTAGCTTGCCGATCATCATGGTGACCGCGAAGGCGATGGCGGGTGACAGGGAAAAGAGCCTGGCGGCCGGGGCAAGCGACTATGTCACGAAACCGGTTGACGCCAAAGAATTGCTGACCTGTATTCGGCGGTGGATCGCCGCGGCGTGA
- a CDS encoding response regulator: MPAFSSDDSAEAEDVATVRLMLVEDHSMVTMALVSAFESVDDIELAGQATSIGEAVEVIEGIRPGVVLLDRRLPDGDGIDAIAELHRVSPESKVLVFTGVADREVAERVAEAGGAGLLLKAGRLEDLLDTIRRVAAGEVFFDVEVPGRPTGR; this comes from the coding sequence GTGCCTGCGTTCTCGTCTGACGACTCGGCTGAAGCCGAAGACGTGGCAACCGTCAGGCTGATGCTTGTCGAGGACCACTCGATGGTGACGATGGCTCTTGTCTCAGCCTTCGAGTCGGTCGATGACATCGAACTCGCGGGGCAGGCCACCTCCATCGGTGAGGCCGTCGAGGTCATCGAAGGAATCAGGCCCGGTGTCGTACTGCTCGACCGCCGGTTACCCGACGGGGACGGTATCGACGCGATAGCGGAACTGCACCGGGTGTCACCGGAAAGCAAGGTGCTCGTATTCACCGGAGTCGCCGACAGAGAAGTCGCCGAACGTGTCGCCGAGGCCGGTGGCGCCGGTCTGTTGTTGAAAGCAGGCAGGCTTGAGGATTTGTTGGATACTATCCGGCGCGTCGCGGCCGGTGAGGTGTTTTTCGACGTCGAGGTGCCAGGTCGGCCAACCGGCCGTTGA
- a CDS encoding SDR family NAD(P)-dependent oxidoreductase, with translation MSGGGSGIGRAIALELAKSGAAVLVFDLREDDAKKVADEITSTGGLATAFTGDVTDIDVVNRSITAAGEMGPLRIAVNNAGIGGTAAPIAEVTTEDWRKVLAVNLDAVFYAARAQVPAIAAAGGGAIINMSSVLGSVGFATSSAYVTAKHGLLGLTKNIALEYAGQGVRSVAVGPGFIKTPLVDAHLDDETKEFLESKHALGRLGKPEEVAGLVAFLASDAASFITGSYHLVDGGYAAQ, from the coding sequence GTGTCCGGAGGCGGCTCCGGCATCGGTAGGGCCATCGCACTGGAACTCGCGAAAAGTGGCGCGGCCGTACTGGTATTCGACCTTCGCGAAGACGACGCGAAGAAAGTCGCCGACGAAATCACCTCAACTGGCGGGCTGGCCACCGCGTTCACCGGCGACGTGACGGACATCGACGTCGTCAACCGCAGTATCACCGCTGCCGGTGAAATGGGCCCCCTTCGCATAGCCGTCAACAACGCCGGAATCGGAGGCACCGCGGCACCGATCGCCGAAGTCACGACAGAAGATTGGCGGAAGGTACTCGCCGTCAACCTCGACGCTGTGTTCTACGCGGCGAGAGCTCAGGTTCCGGCAATCGCCGCCGCCGGGGGCGGCGCCATCATCAACATGTCCTCGGTGCTGGGAAGTGTTGGTTTCGCGACGTCAAGCGCTTATGTCACGGCCAAGCACGGATTGCTGGGATTGACCAAGAACATCGCCCTCGAATACGCCGGACAGGGTGTGCGCTCCGTAGCCGTCGGACCGGGTTTCATCAAAACTCCGCTCGTAGACGCTCATCTCGACGACGAGACCAAGGAGTTCCTCGAAAGCAAGCACGCCCTCGGGCGCCTCGGCAAGCCCGAGGAAGTCGCCGGACTCGTCGCCTTCCTCGCCAGCGATGCGGCTTCGTTCATCACCGGCAGTTACCACCTGGTCGATGGCGGCTACGCCGCGCAGTGA